The genomic DNA GCCTACGATGCTGTCGTCGACCTCGAGCTGTCCGAGGAGATGGAAGACATCATCCGCCGGGAACCGAAACTGGTCTTCGCGCTGCCGATCGATCTCAACACCTATGCGCCGATGCACAACCGGGCCTTCTGCAAGGACTGGACCGGGATTCCGGAACGAGACCTTGCGGGTAACCGGGTGAAGCGCTTCTTCTGGGATCAACGTGTGCTGGTGCGCGGTGCACGGGTCGGCCTGGGCGAGGCAGCGGAACGCTTGCCGAACATGGCGACACGCGCCGACTTCCTGCGCGCCGGGTGCGATCTGCGTGAATCGCCGCAGCAGCGGGAAGCGTTCCTCGTGCAGACCTATGCCCGCGATACTGGCGAGGTGATGACCGTGATCACGGTGCCGATTTTCGTCAAAGGGCAACGCTGGGGTGCCGCACTGGTCGGATGGAAGGAAGAGGACTGAGATCCTGTGCTCAAGGACGCGCACTCTCTTGCCGAAGAAAGAGATCGAGTGCGCGCTGAGCGGTATCGATCGGTGGGAGCGTGGCCGATGAGTGCGGGATCGATCGGGAACGGGAATTTGGGAACCATGCACTCGATGCGTACGCGAGAGCGGGTGGGCATGCTCGACGGGAACGGAGTGGACGAGGCGAACTGGGTGGCGGCTCTCGATGAACTCGCGGTGGCGCTCGCCCGTGGCGACCTCCTTGCAGCGGAACAGGCGGTGATGCACCTGCCACCAGCGATGCAGACGCAGTGGAGCGGTGTGGTGGCGGCCTGGCGGGATCGGATCGCCGAACTCCTGGTCGCCGCGTCCGGCGCCGTGGCGGAAGGGCTGCGTCCAGTGCGGGCCGCCGACGAGTTCTCGCGGGCGTTCCGCGAGCAGAAGGAGCAACTGAGCCAGGCTGCGAGCGTGGCGCGGGAACTCGCCCGGGCGGTCGAGCTCGTGTTCGGAAGCGTCGGTCAGGTCTCCGACGCGGCGCGTGGGGCGGCGGAGCGCGCCGAAGCAGGTATCGGGCGAGTGGACGAGGCGTTGCGCGCGCTCGCGGACGTCGCACGCTCGGTCAGTGAATTGCAGAACCGGATCGAGGAACTCTCCAAGGCAGTTAACCCGATCACGCAGGTCCTGGGAACGATCGCGACCATCGCCAAGCAGACGAACCTCCTGGCGTTGAACGCTGCGATCGAGGCGGCGCGAGCCGGTGAACACGGACGGGGTTTCGCCGTCGTTGCCGAGGAGGTGCGGCGGCTCGCGGTCTCGACGCAAGAGGCAGTGGCAGGTATCCGGGAACAAGTACAGGCCTTGTCCGAGGGGATGCAGCGTGTCGGCGAGGCGATGGGCGTCGTTGCCGAACAGGTCGAGAACGGCGCGCTCGTCGCAGCCGGCGGTCAGGAAGCGCTCGCGTCCATTCGGAAGAGTATCGATGCAATCGTTGCCCCGCTGCACGATATCGCCTCGGCGGCAGAAGAGCAGGCCCAGTCGGTCAGTCAGCTTGCCCGGAACGTCGAATCGGTGGCGGAACTCGCTGAGTCGGTCGGGAAGCGAGCGGACGAGCTGACAGTCGGGGTCATCGAGCAGATGCAGCGGCTCCGTGCGATGCGCGAGCTGATCGCGCAGACAACGCTGACGCTTTCCGATGCGCAGCTGGTCCAGGTCGCCAAAGCGGACCATCTCCTCTGGGTACAGCGGTTGCTGGCGATGCTGCACGGCAAGGAACAGCTCCAGCCCGAGCAGGTGGCCGATTGGACGGCGTGCCGCTTGGGGCGCTGGTACTACGGACGCGGGCGCGAGCGCTACGGACACTCCAGCGTGTACCGGCAACTCGAGCAACCGCACCAGCGCTTGCACCAGACGGCTGCTGAAGCCGTGCGGGCCTGGAATCGCGGTGATCGGGAGCGGGCCCGCGAGTTGGTCGAAGAGGTCCGGCGCATCTCGAAGGACATAGTCTCGCTCCTGGAGGCGTTGCGCACGGCTTGAGGGAGTGATCCGCGAGCGCATCGCTCGCTCGTACGGTGCCGAAGGACGAAATACCCGGTCAGGTTGGCTGTGCCGCGAGTTCGGTCGCTGCTGCCATGAGCTTCGGCGACTCGATCGGGGCTCGTGGGTCGTGCGTCCGCTCGAGCAGGCAGAGTTCGAGCGAGTATTCCCACATTCGCCGTACCCGATCGAAACGGCGCTCGACGTAGGCCGTGAGAGCCGCCTCCAGGTCGCTGTGGCGGTCGAGTTCCTCAGCCAGTACGACAGCATCCTCGATCGCCATGGCACCGCCCTGTGCGGTGTGTGCGGTGAGTGTATGCGCTGCATCGCCGACGAGGACGATCTGGCCACGGTGCCACGGCTTGGGAACGAGGATCGTCTCGAAGGGTCGCAAGACCACTCTGGCTGGATCCGTCATCGCTTCAGCGAGCGCGGCCAGTGCTGGGACATGGCGATACCCGTCGAGACGCTTCCGCATCTCCTCGGCCAGCTGCTCCTCCGGATAGCGGAGTGGTTTGCCGGGCGCCCCTTCGGTGATGAATATGTACATGGCGTCCTGCGCCATCGGTGCGACACCGACCTTCGGGTCGCCCAAGTAGATCCAGCTCGCATCGAGTCCCTCGGCTCGGAAGGGAAACGCGTACCGCCAGACCATCTGGTCTTCGTAGCGCGGTGGTGGTACTTCGGGGAAAGCGAGGTGTCTCACCCGCGAGCGGAGACCGTCGGCCCCGACGACGAGATCGTACGTCGCCTGGCGGCCGTCGCTGAACTGCACGACGACGTGGTCACCCGCCTGCTCGATCCTATCGACCGTGATACCGAGGGTGACGCTGACAGCAGCTTCGCGGATCGCGGCTTGCAAGATCCGGTGGAGGACTGGGCGCGCGATACCGAGGATCGAGGGATAAGAGGTTCCGGCGATCGGCGGGGTAACGAGTTCACCGATCCGTGCACCGTTGGGGGCGAAGAGAATCGTGGACGGTGATGGGTACCCTCCCGCAATCACCCGGTCGGCGAGTCCGATAGTGTCCAGGGCGCGGAGCGCGTTGGCAGCGAGGAGGATGCCAGCCCCATAGACATCCCACTTCGGATTGATCTCGGCGATGTCGATTTCCATCGCGATGCCGCGCTCGCGGAGCGCCAGTGCCGTACACATACCAGCGATACCACCACCGACGATCAACACGCGCCCGAGTCGCATGACTTCACTCCTTTCCGCGTTGCACGGCTGGACGGTTGGCCGAGCGATCGAGATCGACCGGATCGAGGTCTCGTTCGGCAGCGCACGTGATCCGCTGCGTGCCGAGCCCGGTGACCGTCCCTTCGAGGACGTCGCCCGGACGGAGGTACCGGTTGTAGTGCGCACCATTGCCAGCTGGTGAGCCGGTGCAGATCAGGTCGCCCGGGAGGAGCTGGACATGACGCGAGATGTATTCGATGAGGCGTGCGACGTCGAAGATCATGTCGCTGGTCGATTCGTGTTGCATGACCTCACCGTTGAGGGTGAGGGTGAGCGTGAGCTTCTGGGGGTCAGGGACGAACGGTGCTGGCGTCAGGTAAGGGCCCATCGGGAGGAAACCAGGTGCGCACTTGGCAGCGAGCCAGTCCATACCCATTTCCGGGATATCTGGACGGTACACGAGATCGCGTGCCGTGATGTCGTTCACGATGACGTATCCCGCAACGTACTCGAGGGCACGTTCGCGCGGGACACGCCGGGCCGGTCGGCCGATGATCACACCCAGTTCGAGTTCCCAGTCCACTTGCGTCGATTCGGGCGGCAGGAACAGCGTTTCGTAGGGGCCGATGACGGTGGAGGGTGCTTTCAGGAAGACGAACGGCTTTCCATGCTCTGCACGCTCGTCCATCATCCGCCAGGCCCATTCGTACCGCTCTTCCGGTTTCAGGTGCGCGACGTGTGGTCCGGACTGCGCGACGACCAGCTCGACGACGTGTCGCTTGTAGTTCGCACCGGAGCAGAAGATCTGACGTGGAAGATACACGGGCGGTAAGACCTGGAGCGCTGAGACCGGTAAGAACGGAAGGTCAGCGTCTTTCCCCGCTCGGATGACCTCGACGGCTGCGAGGAGCGCTTCCAGATTTTGCGGCCAGTGATCGAGCAGCCCCAGTACACTGTGCGGTTCCCGCAGGGGCTGACCGAGCGACGCACACAATGGCTCGAGTGCAGTGACCGCGATCACCTTGTCGTCCAGAACCAGCCCAGCGAACGGCGGGCTACCAGCGGCCCGAAAGGTTCCGAGTCGAAAAGACGGTTCCGTCATACCTCTCAACTCCCTCGATCGGTCATTCCATGTCGTGGTCGCGACGCTTCTTGGGCGTAGGAAGCCATCCTGCACGGGTTGGGTGACCGATCCGGTTGCGCAGAGTGCCGATACCCTCGACCTCCAACTCGACCGTATCGCCCGGCTGGAGTTCACGCCCGAGTTCGGCACCACTGCCGAAGCCGACGGTTCCCGACCCGAGCAAGGCACCGGCAGGGAGGAGTTCGCCCGTCGAGGCCCAGGCAACGAGTTCGGCGATGCTCCACAGCATGGTGCCGCTCTGTCCTTCCGACCAGACCACGCCGTTGACGCGCGCGATCATCCGGAGGTCGAGCGAGGGTAACTCGTCGAGGGTGACGATGACTGGCCCGATGGCCGTACAGAAACTCTTCGCCTTCGGTGGGCCGAGCCGGGATTCCATCTCGCGTGCCTGGATGTCGCGGGCAGTGAAGTCGTTGAGAATCGTGAGGCCGAACACGAGGTCGAGTGCATGCTCTGGATCGACATCACGCCCGGTCTTCCCGATGACCAGGCCGAGCTCGAGTTCGTAATCCATCCCGGAGTGCGCATACGGTGGCCAGGGGACTTCCGCGTCAGGTCCCACGACGGTATGGTGGTTACCGATGTAGTGCACGGGGAGCTCGTAGAGCACTGGTGCGACCGGCTTGCCGGTCACCCGTGCCATATTCACGAAGTGCCGCTCGAAGGAGACGAAGTCCCGGTACATTGTCGGATCGAGTGGCGCCACCAGCTGTCCTCCCGGTGGAAGCAGCGCGTCGCCGCTCGTGTCCCGGCTGGCTTCGCGCAAGATGTCGAGGAACGCCTCGCCGTACTCGAATGCCTGGCTGAGGCTCTCCGGGACGAGGAGCCTGGCGAGACGCTGGGCGGCGTCCCGGGTGGCACCGCGCCGCTCGGCCTGCAGGCGCGCGAACCGGCGCACGTCGATCCAGCGTTCGGGTACGAGCGTCGAGGCCACGGCGATGCGGACTTCTGGGCCATCGGGGGTCTCGTAGCGGAAGCGAGCGACCTTCATCGTCCCAACCTCTCGAACAACCGCGGTACGAGGACGCGCGCGTTTTCTCCCTCGATCGCGGGGCGTGCATGTGGCCAGCGATCGAGTTCCGGTGCAGGATCCGGGCCATCGGGAAGGGCCGCGTAAGGCCAATCGGTGCCGAAGACAATGCGTTCCGCGGGTAAAAGCCGGAACGTGGCTTCGAGCACGGCCGTGTAGTTGGACAGTGCTGTGTCGTAGAAGAGCGACCGCAACGTTTCGACAGGATCGCGTCGAAGGTGCCCGGCCAGGGACGGTTCGCGCTGCCGCACCGAAGCGATGCGATAGGCGAGGAAGGGTACCGTTCCGCCGAGGTGGGCGAACTGCCAGCGGATCGCGCCATAGCGCTCGAAGATACCGGAGAAGAGCAGCGAAACGATGGCACGGGTCGTCTCGAAGGGAAACTCGAGCACCCAGGGTGGGACGCCTGGTAGGGGGCCAGGATAGACCGGCATCGTCGGGTGCACGAAGACGTAGCAGCCCCGGGAGTCGAGGACAGCGAAGAGCGGTTCGAGTCGGGGATCACCGAGGTACATGGTGCCGGTGTTGGTCAGGAGTGTGACGCCATCGAGCTGCAAGTGGTCGAGCGCGTAGTCCAGCTCGACGAGCGCAGCCTCGATATCGGGAAGGGGCAGCGTCGCGAGTGCGGCGAAGCGTGCCGGGTAGCGCTGCACGAGTTCAGCCGCGAACTCGTTCACTACCCGTGCGAGTGCGCGCGCTTGCGCTCCGTCGCCGAAAAACACCCCGGGTGGCGGAAGAGAGACGACTGTGGCCGTGATACCGTACTGGTCCATGACAGCGAGCAGTTGCTCGACCGACCATGGTGGTACCGGCGTCGGCATACCGGCACGCTCGAGTGCTGCCCAGTAGGGCGGCGGTGCGATGTGCCCGTGAAGATCGATACGCACCATACCCTACTCCAGGATCGCGACGACACGGGCTGGTGCGGCGCTGCCGCCCACGATGCGCAGCGGGAAGCAGGCAACCGTGAAGCCGCGCGACGGCAGTGCCGCGAGGTTGCACAGTCGCTCGATCTGGGCATACGGGAGATCGACCTGGTGCGCTGCCCAGAGGATGCCAGGCTGTCGCTTCTCGAGCGCCTCGCGTGCCTGGAGATGGAGGGGGCGATCCCAGCCCCACGCGTCGATTCCCATGACGCGGATACCGCGCTCGTAGAGCCAGCGTGTCGCCTCGGGCGTCACTCCGGGGCCGCGGAGCCAGTAGTCGGGTTGACCGTAGAAAGCATCCCGACCTGTCTCGACCAGGACGATCTCCCCAGGGGCGAGCGTGTGGCCGATGCGGGAGAGTTCGGCCGCGATGTCCTCGACAGTGATGGCATCCCCGTCTGCCTTGCGGTGGAAGTCGAGCTTGACTCCAGGAGCGAAGAACCACTCGAGCGGCAGCTGGTCGATCGTCGGTGCCGGCTCGCCAGCGATGACCGAGTTGTAGTGCCATGGCGCGTCCACGTGCGTCGTACTGTGGGTGCCCATGAAGGTGATCGTCTCCCCAGCCGGCCCCTCGCCGTTGCGGAGTAGATTGCGATCGATGCCGAAAAGCTGCTCGAATTCGCGTGCACCGGCCTCGTGACCCGAGAACGTGATCGTCACCCGTTGGAAGGGTGGCACGTCCGGCGGTGTGTTCACGATCGGTGCCGATAGATCGACGAAGCGGGGCATCGCCTCCTCCTCTCGGCTGAGCCGGGGTTAGCGATACGGGTTCGGTTGCTGCGTATCGGCGACGAGGCCGAGGTCGGCTGCGAAGGCGGGATGCGTGGCGGGTGGGAAACACTCGAGCATCGAGTCGGGCATCGGCGTGTTCCGGAAGAAGATGTTGGAACCTTGCGATGGGCGCCAGCGAACAGGCTCCCAGTCGGGAACGTAATTCCGGGTCCCACCACTGTTGAGCTCTAACCGGAGCCCGCTCGGCTCGCGGAAGTAGAGGTAACTCTGCTCGCCCATCCCGTGGACACCGGGACCGAACTCGATGGCGTAGCCTGCCTCCAGGAGAAGGTCCGCGGCGCGAAAGAGTGCCTCGCGGGTGTCGACGTAGAACGACACATGGTTGAGCCGGCCGGGGATGGGTGACGTGTCCTTGACGAAGGCCAGGTCATGGTCCTTCTCGTTGGTGGTGACCATGGCGAAGACGATGAAGTCGGGGTCTTCCTCCAGACCGTTGTAGCACATGAACCGGAAACCGAGAGTATCGCGGAACCAGTGGGCATCACGCAGGACGTCGCTCGTGGCGACCGTGACATGGTCGAGATGACGCGGCTCGAGTCCTCCACCGCGGAATTTTTGGGGTCGCTCTGGGAAGGTCGAGGCCAGCTCGGGGGGAGCAGTATAGCGCTCGATCTCCCAGAGGATCTCGATCGTATGGCCACCGGGAGCGCGAAACCGGTAGGCGCGGCCATGGCCGAAATCTCCGTCGATCCATGCGCCCTGAATCCCGCTGGCCTCGATATTCCGGACGGCCTGCTCGAGGTCCTCTGGACTCCAGGCTCGCCAGGCAGCGTGCCCGAGGCCGGGGTAGTCGGCGGCAGTGAGAACGATGCTGTAGGTGTAGTGATCACCCCAGCAGCGCAGGTAGGCTCGGCCGTTCGTCTCGTGGACGACCGACAACCCGACGATCTCGGTGAAGAAGCGCCGCGAGGCGTGGTAATCGGGCGTCAGGAGTTCGACGTGGACCAGTTGTGCGAGCAGCGGGCGCGGCATGTTCGGCTCCTTTCGATCGAAAATAGCGCTCTGTTGCGAACCCTTCCGTCGGTCGAACCGATCGGCCCTCGCACCGGCGGAGCACGGTCGACTGATCGGGGTGACTGGCTGGCGCCTACCGTACCGACCTCATCGCGCATCATTCCGAGCCAGCGCACTATGCGTTCCTGGGCTGGTCGGCCGTTCATCGCTCCTCTCGCTCGCATCGAGGGCCAGCCACGGTCATGTGACATCATCACCGGCTCCAGTGCGGCTTGGGCACGAGGGGTGAGGCGGCAGCGACCTCGGGTGGCCAGACGACGAGGAATTCGAACGCATCGCGGTACCGCTGCCATTGGCCGACTTGCCAGCGGTGGAAGAAGATGTTCTCCTGGAACCGGACCGTGCCGATGATCGTATCGAACGATCCGGAAGCGATCTCGCGGATCAGGGCTTGTCGGTCGATCCGGCCGACCCGTTGCAGGGCTTGCTGGAGGACCTGCAGGGAGGCGTAGCAGATCGGACTGGCTGATCGATCCGGCTCCCGCCCGGTCTGTTCCTGATGGCGGCGGTAGTAGTCCACCAGGCCAGGTTGACGCGGGTCGACACCGCCGATTCCGATGATTCCTTCGATGTTGGTAGCGAACTGATCGCGGAAGACAGGAAGCGCGGGGCCGAGTGCGCTGATGTAGACGGGAGGATTGAAATCGAGCAGGATTGCGACCTGGGCCAAGGCGAAGGCATCGTTCGGGTAGCTGCAGGCGAGGAAGATAGCGGGCTGTCGCTGCTGGATCGTCGTGATGATCGGCTGAAAGTCGGTCGTGCCGGCGGGATAGCTCTCGTCGTAAACGAGCTCGAAGTTGCTTTTGGCCAGAGTGCGGCGTAAGGCAGCCGACAGCTCCAGACCGAAGGCGTCGTCGACCGCGATCAGGGCGACACGGCGGTCGATCGATCCTTGGCTCGCGAGGCCATCCAAGAGGCTGGTGAGGTTCTCGGCGGCCCAGCTGGATGTACCGAACGTAAAATAGCCGGGCCACTGCTTGGCCAGGTCGGGTGACTTGTCGCTCACGTCGGTCACCGCCAGCTGGGGGAAACCGAACTGGTGGAACAACGGCGCAGTCGCGAGGTTGATCGCAGTGCCGTACGGAGCGAGGAGGAGGTCGACCTTGTCCTCGTTGACGAGACGCTGGATGGCCTTGATCGCCTCTTCCGGGTTGCTCTGGTCGTCGTATTCGACGAACTCGATCGTATAGATCCCGTCGATGAGTTCCAACCCACCGGCGTCGTTCACGTCCTTGGCCCACAGCAGGTAGTTAGGGTAGACGATGATCGATGCGGCCGCGGCATAGGGGCCGGTCTTCGAGATCGCGAAGCCGACGCGCAGCGTCTTGTGGGGTTTCGTCACGACAGTAGCCGGCGTTCCCGTTTCCCGCATACCGGTCGGGGTCGCTGCTTGCCCCGCGGTCGTGGGTGTCGGGCGCACGGTCGGTGTCGGTTGGTTGGTACTGCAGGCAGCGAGGAGGCTGGAAACGAAGCCCGTTCCCGTTAACGCGAGAAAACGGCGCCGGCTGAACCGGAGAGCCATCACTCGACCCCTTTCGTCTCGTCGCCGAGCGACAGTGCGCTATCCTGCCGAGTCCCGATCGCCTGTCGCGCACTCAGACCGCGTCTCTGGCGCTGCTACGACACGTTTTTGTGTGCGATAGCGACGTCCGTCGACTGATGGTCATATTGTATACACTTGCTGTGTCTGCGTCAAGCAGTTAGGATTGGGTGCGGGGTGGACGATGGAGACGAACGATCACGGGACGAGCGTTCTCAGCGTACACGACGCGATCCGGTCAGCGATCCTGCGCGGTGCGCTGGAACCGGGTCGGGTCGTGAGCCAGCTGCAGCTGGCCCGCGAGCTCGGTGTCGGTCGCACACCGCTCCGCGAGGCGCTCCGGTTGCTGCAGCGCGAGGGACTGGTGACGCTCGAGCCCAACCGGAGAGTGCGGATCGCCCAACTGTCCGTTGCTGATGCCGAGGAAATCTACACGATGCGGATCACGCTCGAGGCGGTCGCGATCCGACTCACGATCCCCAACCTAACCGCGGAAGACTTCGCTGAGCTGGAGGGGCTGTATGCGCAAATGGACTATTTTACCCGGCTCAACGACGTCGAGCGGCTGAACGCCCCGCACCGAGCTTTCCACCTCGGTTTCGTTCGTGGCGCTGGACAGCGTTGGGTGGACTTGATCGGTCAGCTGTTCGATCACGCAGAGCGCTATCGCCTCCGTTTCGTGCGGATCTCTCCAGATGGCGGTGCGCCGCGTCAGGCCGAGCACCGCGCCATGCTCGATGCAGCGCTGGCTGGCGACGTCGAGCGCACGGTCACCTGTATGGCTCGGCACTATGCGCACACGGCGACCGTCGTGCTGTCCTCACTGCAGCCAGGGTATCGTTCGGCGCGTCTGGCGGCTGTCCTCGACATGGTGGCTCCCCAGGCGCGGATCGCCCAGTGAAGGGCTCGTGGGCGTGCTGGTTCTCACCGGCTACCCTGGCATCGGGGCGCGTGGAGGGTCGGGCGAGTGAGGTGTGTGGCCAGAGCTGCGAGGCCATCGACTCCTGGCACTCGACGCGCTGTACTCCCCGCATTTGCCAACCATCCGGAGCGTGCTTGCGCGGATTTCGGTCTCTCGGTACAGTTCGCCGCGTACGGCTCGGAAAAGGGGAAGGAGGTTGGGCGTGAGCGAGCGGGCGGTCGGCGCGGGGACACAGGTCGGTGAGAGCTGGCTCGAGCGGTTCTTCCACCTGCGCGAACTGGGTACCAATGTGCGTACGGAGGTGCTCGCCGGTTTCACGACCTTCATCGTGATGGCGTACATCATCTTCGTCAACCCGCAGATTCTCAGCACCCCCGATGTCCCGGACAAGCTCCCGATCTCGGCTGTCACGACGGCGACCGCACTCGTCGCTGGAGTGATGACCATCGCGATGGGCCTGGCCACCAACCGGGCCTACGCGATGGCGCCTGGAATGGGGCTCAACGCGGTGGTCGCCTTTCAGCTCATGGGCGCACTGGGCCTGACGGCCGCCGAAGCGATGGGGGTGATCGTCGCCGAGGGGATCGTGATCACGGTCCTCGTGCTGCTCGGCATCCGTCGCTACGTGATGGAGGCGATCCCGCTCGAGCTCAAGCAGGCGATTTCGGTCGGTATCGGTCTCTTCATTCTCTTCATCGGGTTGGTCAACGGCGGGATCGTGGTAGCCGATCCGGCGACGCTCGTCCGGCTCGGTGACTTGCGCGGCGTCCCCGTCTTCGTGACCGGGGTGGGGCTCCTGATCACCCTCTTTCTCCTGGCACGCGGTGTGCGCGGCGCGTTGCTTTTGGGCATCTTGCTGACGACGGTCGTGGCCATCATCGCACGTGCGGTCACCGGGACGGAGGCGTTCCCACCGGGTGTGGCGCAGCTCCCGACCCAGTGGATCGCAGTACCCGACTTCAGCCGGATCGGCGACTTCAGTTTCGGCTTCATCACCAAGCTCGGTGTGTTGACCGCTCTTCTGGTCGTCTTCTCGATCATGCTCGCCGACTTTTTCGACACGATGGGGACGTTGATCGGAGTCGGTCGCCAGGCCGGCTACCTCAACGAGCGCGGTGAGTTCCCCCAGGCCCAGCGTGCGCTCCTCGTCGATTCGCTCGGTGCCGTGATGGGTGGCGTCTGCAGCGCCTCGTCGGCGACGACCTACATCGAGTCGGCGGCTGGAATCAGCGTGGGGGGCCGGAGCGGGCTGGTCTCCGTCGTGACCGGTATCCTGTTCCTCCTGTCGATGCCCTTCTGGCCGGTCGTCGGGATCGTTCCCGCGCAGGCGACAGCGCCAGCACTCATCATCGTCGGGTGGATGATGATGGGCGTGCT from Thermomicrobium sp. 4228-Ro includes the following:
- a CDS encoding NCS2 family permease, with the protein product MSERAVGAGTQVGESWLERFFHLRELGTNVRTEVLAGFTTFIVMAYIIFVNPQILSTPDVPDKLPISAVTTATALVAGVMTIAMGLATNRAYAMAPGMGLNAVVAFQLMGALGLTAAEAMGVIVAEGIVITVLVLLGIRRYVMEAIPLELKQAISVGIGLFILFIGLVNGGIVVADPATLVRLGDLRGVPVFVTGVGLLITLFLLARGVRGALLLGILLTTVVAIIARAVTGTEAFPPGVAQLPTQWIAVPDFSRIGDFSFGFITKLGVLTALLVVFSIMLADFFDTMGTLIGVGRQAGYLNERGEFPQAQRALLVDSLGAVMGGVCSASSATTYIESAAGISVGGRSGLVSVVTGILFLLSMPFWPVVGIVPAQATAPALIIVGWMMMGVLSEAEAEAEARPSRIRVGGIDFANIEVGLPVTMTMLMMPFTYSITDGIGAGFITYTLIKVFRGKFREVHPVLYVVSAAFIVYFLRHALGLVV